A part of Pectinatus sottacetonis genomic DNA contains:
- the lysS gene encoding lysine--tRNA ligase, which yields MAKHQNQENQDVNELMQVRRDKMQEFIDKGIEPFGRKYIVTHHAKDILENFAALEEKDVRIAGRLMAIRGHGKASFAVVADITGNIQVYFRLDVMGEEQYADFKLLDIGDIIGLEGSVFKTHRGEITVKVKTFSIGAKSLRPLPEKFHGLKDVETRYRQRYLDLIVNPDVKHTFMNRTKIIQAIRRFLDNKSFLEVETPVMNPIAGGANARPFITHHNALDMDMYLRIATELYLKRLIVGGLERVYEIGRIFRNEGVDNRHNPEFTSVETYQAFADYNDVMDMTEALIAQVAKDVLGTTVITYQETKIDLGNVRRITMIDAVREAVGKDFSQVTTVEQARSIADELKVPYEQYHSIGEIMYQIFDEKVEETLIQPTFVIQYPTDVSPLAKRNKENPEYVDRFELFIYGRELANGFSELNDPIDQKQRFIDQQEQREHGDDEAHMMDEDFIMALEYGMPPTGGLGIGVDRLVMLLTDSPSIRDVILFPHMKNKPVE from the coding sequence ATGGCTAAGCATCAGAATCAGGAAAATCAGGATGTAAATGAATTAATGCAGGTACGTCGTGATAAAATGCAGGAATTTATTGATAAAGGTATTGAACCGTTTGGCAGAAAATACATAGTGACTCATCATGCTAAAGATATATTGGAGAATTTTGCAGCGCTGGAAGAAAAGGATGTAAGAATAGCTGGACGTCTCATGGCTATACGCGGCCATGGAAAAGCCAGCTTTGCCGTTGTAGCTGATATAACAGGTAATATTCAGGTATATTTCCGGTTGGATGTTATGGGTGAAGAACAGTATGCAGATTTTAAATTACTTGATATAGGCGATATTATAGGTCTTGAAGGTAGCGTATTTAAAACCCATCGTGGTGAAATAACTGTAAAAGTAAAGACTTTTAGTATTGGCGCAAAATCACTTCGTCCGCTGCCGGAAAAATTTCATGGCTTGAAGGATGTAGAAACACGTTATCGTCAACGGTATCTCGATCTTATCGTAAATCCAGATGTAAAACATACTTTTATGAACAGAACAAAAATTATCCAGGCTATCCGCCGTTTCCTCGATAATAAAAGTTTTCTTGAAGTAGAAACACCAGTTATGAATCCGATAGCAGGCGGAGCTAATGCTCGTCCTTTTATCACCCATCACAATGCCCTAGACATGGATATGTACTTGCGTATTGCTACGGAATTGTATTTGAAAAGACTCATAGTAGGTGGTTTGGAACGCGTTTATGAAATTGGCCGGATTTTTAGAAATGAAGGCGTAGATAATCGCCATAATCCAGAATTTACATCAGTTGAAACTTATCAGGCCTTTGCTGATTATAATGATGTAATGGATATGACAGAAGCTCTTATAGCTCAGGTTGCCAAAGATGTATTAGGGACTACTGTTATTACCTACCAGGAAACAAAAATTGATTTGGGAAATGTCCGCCGCATTACAATGATAGATGCAGTAAGGGAAGCTGTAGGAAAAGACTTTTCTCAGGTAACTACTGTAGAACAGGCCAGAAGTATAGCTGATGAGCTGAAAGTGCCTTATGAACAGTATCATAGTATTGGAGAAATCATGTATCAGATATTTGATGAAAAAGTTGAAGAAACACTTATTCAACCGACTTTTGTGATTCAATATCCGACAGATGTATCACCTCTTGCGAAGCGGAATAAGGAAAATCCAGAATACGTTGATCGCTTTGAATTATTTATTTATGGGCGTGAACTAGCTAATGGATTTTCTGAATTAAATGATCCTATCGATCAGAAACAGCGCTTTATTGATCAGCAGGAGCAGCGTGAACATGGTGATGATGAAGCTCATATGATGGATGAGGATTTTATTATGGCACTTGAATATGGTATGCCGCCTACTGGTGGATTAGGAATAGGTGTAGATCGTTTGGTAATGTTGTTAACAGATAGCCCATCTATTCGTGATGTAATACTGTTTCCTCATATGAAAAATAAACCAGTCGAATAA